A genome region from Macaca nemestrina isolate mMacNem1 chromosome 20, mMacNem.hap1, whole genome shotgun sequence includes the following:
- the LOC105497136 gene encoding kallikrein-6 isoform X1: MKKLMVVLSLIAAAWAEEQNKLVHGGPCDKTSHPYQAALYTSGHLLCGGVLIHPLWVLTAAHCKKPNLQVFLGKHNLRQRESSQEQSSVVRAVLHPGYDAATHDQDIMLLRLARPAKLSELIQPLPLERDCSANTTSCHILGWGKTADGDFPDTIQCAYIHLVPREECERAYPGQITQNMLCAGDEKYGKDSCQGDSGGPLVCGDHLRGLVSWGNIPCGSKEKPGVYTNVCRYTNWIQKTIQAK, translated from the exons ATGAAGAAGCTGATGGTGGTGCTGAGCCTGATCGCTGCAG CCTGGGCAGAGGAGCAGAATAAGTTGGTGCATGGCGGACCCTGCGACAAGACATCTCACCCCTACCAAGCTGCTCTCTACACCTCCGGTCACTTGCTCTGTGGCGGGGTCCTTATCCATCCACTGTGGGTCCTCACAGCTGCCCACTGCAAAAAACC GAATCTTCAGGTCTTCCTGGGGAAGCATAACCTTCGGCAAAGGGAGAGTTCCCAGGAGCAGAGTTCTGTTGTCCGGGCTGTGCTCCACCCTGGCTACGATGCTGCCACCCATGACCAGGACATCATGCTGTTGCGCCTGGCACGCCCAGCCAAGCTCTCTGAACTCATCCAGCCCCTTCCCCTGGAGAGGGACTGCTCAGCCAACACCACCAGCTGCCACATCCTGGGCTGGGGCAAGACAGCAGATG GTGATTTCCCTGACACCATCCAGTGTGCATACATCCACCTGGTGCCCCGTGAGGAGTGTGAGCGTGCCTACCCTGGCCAGATCACCCAGAACATGTTGTGTGCCGGGGATGAGAAGTACGGGAAGGATTCCTGCCAG GGTGATTCTGGGGGTCCGCTTGTATGTGGAGACCACCTCCGAGGCCTTGTGTCGTGGGGTAATATCCCCTGTGGATCAAAGGAGAAGCCAGGAGTCTATACCAACGTCTGCAGATACACGAACTGGATCCAAAAAACCATTCAGGCCAAGTGA
- the LOC105497136 gene encoding kallikrein-6 isoform X2: protein MKKLMVVLSLIAAAWAEEQNKLVHGGPCDKTSHPYQAALYTSGHLLCGGVLIHPLWVLTAAHCKKPNLQVFLGKHNLRQRESSQEQSSVVRAVLHPGYDAATHDQDIMLLRLARPAKLSELIQPLPLERDCSANTTSCHILGWGKTADGDFPDTIQCAYIHLVPREECERAYPGQITQNMLCAGDEKYGKDSCQALLFVPE, encoded by the exons ATGAAGAAGCTGATGGTGGTGCTGAGCCTGATCGCTGCAG CCTGGGCAGAGGAGCAGAATAAGTTGGTGCATGGCGGACCCTGCGACAAGACATCTCACCCCTACCAAGCTGCTCTCTACACCTCCGGTCACTTGCTCTGTGGCGGGGTCCTTATCCATCCACTGTGGGTCCTCACAGCTGCCCACTGCAAAAAACC GAATCTTCAGGTCTTCCTGGGGAAGCATAACCTTCGGCAAAGGGAGAGTTCCCAGGAGCAGAGTTCTGTTGTCCGGGCTGTGCTCCACCCTGGCTACGATGCTGCCACCCATGACCAGGACATCATGCTGTTGCGCCTGGCACGCCCAGCCAAGCTCTCTGAACTCATCCAGCCCCTTCCCCTGGAGAGGGACTGCTCAGCCAACACCACCAGCTGCCACATCCTGGGCTGGGGCAAGACAGCAGATG GTGATTTCCCTGACACCATCCAGTGTGCATACATCCACCTGGTGCCCCGTGAGGAGTGTGAGCGTGCCTACCCTGGCCAGATCACCCAGAACATGTTGTGTGCCGGGGATGAGAAGTACGGGAAGGATTCCTGCCAG GCTCTCCTCTTTGTGCCAGAATGA